The Xenopus tropicalis strain Nigerian chromosome 7, UCB_Xtro_10.0, whole genome shotgun sequence genome includes a region encoding these proteins:
- the ankrd2 gene encoding ankyrin repeat domain-containing protein 2: MEDEVKWATDIIDQKLELEEHEKVKPRFRKIGVVDIDSSDLNDGKPPLNRNLANLKGDDRVRKTSVDLRKEIIDVGGIQNLIEIRKKRQERKKKKSLTVAPEPPPEPEPLTGPVTAEAFLKAAVEGKMNIIEKFLEDGGSPDTCDEFRRTALHRASLEGHIEIIKKLLDSGSSVNFRDRLDCTAIHWACRGGKLEIVKLLQDSGAEINVKDKLLSTPLHVATRTGHAHIVEHLIATGVEINARDREGDTALHDSVRLNRYKIIKMLILYGSNMMAKNAEGKTPTDLVQQWQADTKEMLVKRANNISEKQV, from the exons ATGGAGGACGAAGTGAAATGGGCGACTGATATTATTGATCAGAAGCTGGAACTGGAGGAACATGAG AAGGTAAAGCCTCGTTTCCGGAAGATAGGTGTTGTTGACATCGACTCTAGTGATTTAAATGATGGGAAGCCACCGCTGAATCGAAACCTCGCCAATTTAAAG GGTGATGATCGGGTGAGGAAGACATCAGTGGACCTAAGGAAAGAAATTATTGATGTTGGAGGCATCCAAAATCTAATTGAAATACGAAAAAAGAGACaggagagaaaaaagaagaagTCACTGACAGTTGCTCCAGAACCACCCCCTGAGCCAGAGCCACTT ACGGGACCTGTCACTGCTGAGGCATTCCTCAAAGCTGCTGTTGAAGGCAAGATGAACATCATTGAGAAGTTCTTGGAGGATGGTGGCTCCCCAGACACTTGTGATGAG TTCAGGAGAACAGCACTTCACAGAGCGTCATTGGAGGGTCACATAGAAATCATCAAGAAACTCTTAGACAGTGGATCATCAGTCAACTTCAGGGACAGG CTGGATTGCACTGCTATTCACTGGGCCTGCCGTGGAGGGAAGCTGGAAATAGTAAAGCTTCTTCAAGACAGTGGAGCAGAAATAAATGTCAAAGACAAG CTCCTTAGTACACCTCTCCATGTGGCCACCCGCACAGGTCATGCTCATATTGTGGAGCACCTTATTGCTACTGGTGTGGAGATTAATGCCAGAGACAGG GAAGGTGACACTGCTCTTCATGATTCCGTCAGGCTTAATCGGTACAAAATCATCAAAATGCTTATCTTATATGGATCCAACATGATGGCAAAGAATGCA GAGGGCAAAACTCCCACAGACCTTGTGCAGCAGTGGCAGGCAGACACCAAAGAGATGTTGGTGAAAAGGGCAAACAACATTTCAGAGAAGCAAGTGTGA